In Mastigocladopsis repens PCC 10914, a single window of DNA contains:
- a CDS encoding SAM hydrolase/SAM-dependent halogenase family protein produces MFITLIADYGNGDPAFAEVTQRLLMALPKAQIHSLTVPAFSTLATGFWIAQLGLNPGPVERLIYHNCAPRQDDKQPRQDNEGEGLTYALLPNGVTVVGVNAGYSLSFIKKYAQRLHIVKVSRGGSQFRSRDVFPNAAAAIAQGDFSLLGEVLHPSNIPDPPSDRVAWIDGYGNIKTTIPADTVNLKPEEKVVVRVGDVVSDAVYSDGSFKVPEGTLAFAPGSSGWSMADGSKSVRWMELFLRGGNAWERFGRPRVNQFITRIG; encoded by the coding sequence ATGTTCATCACCTTGATTGCAGACTATGGTAACGGTGACCCAGCTTTTGCTGAGGTTACGCAACGTTTACTGATGGCACTGCCTAAAGCACAGATTCACTCTCTTACAGTTCCTGCCTTCAGTACTCTAGCAACAGGCTTTTGGATTGCTCAACTTGGTCTTAACCCCGGTCCAGTAGAGCGTTTAATCTACCACAACTGTGCGCCTCGCCAAGATGATAAACAACCTAGGCAGGACAATGAAGGCGAAGGACTCACTTATGCCCTGTTACCCAATGGCGTTACAGTGGTGGGCGTCAATGCGGGTTACAGCCTCTCTTTTATCAAAAAATATGCACAAAGACTGCACATAGTCAAGGTTTCTAGAGGCGGGTCGCAGTTCCGCTCTCGTGATGTCTTCCCCAATGCGGCGGCGGCAATTGCTCAGGGCGACTTTAGCCTTTTGGGAGAAGTTTTGCATCCAAGCAATATACCTGATCCGCCAAGCGATCGCGTTGCTTGGATTGATGGTTACGGTAATATCAAAACAACCATCCCAGCAGATACCGTTAACCTCAAACCTGAAGAGAAGGTGGTCGTCCGCGTTGGTGATGTTGTCAGTGATGCGGTGTACTCCGATGGCAGTTTTAAAGTGCCAGAAGGGACTTTAGCCTTTGCACCGGGGAGTTCTGGTTGGTCAATGGCAGATGGGTCGAAATCAGTTCGTTGGATGGAACTCTTTCTACGTGGTGGTAACGCCTGGGAACGCTTCGGCAGACCTCGTGTCAATCAGTTCATTACTCGTATCGGCTAG
- a CDS encoding DICT sensory domain-containing protein — MNFSFAQDLSVYQLALGVQAPPQALPHSPATLLSLVRSQIDLLIEQQIAATLWVKLPPGKIWHSEIQRYHQQLRMSGVIHTLYIEESWSKENGQHNLPLSPHSIAPSENLHDIRVQTLQDSQLQREYFVMVLSPQFCCLILAHRPLRRRRNNSAKANRKKTPPLLAITTFDGRVIQQVFHVIKQAITPESPLFVPADFICPAAPEPALMSQLLAKQLQRQDEMNRQRTRKHLAKMQQKNQKLQDTLQFKDEYLSNVCQELRAPLTHMKTALSLLNSPNLKPPQRQRYFQMLNTQCDRQNALISGVLDLVQLERNLERISLEPVRLSDIVPGVVSTYQPLAQEKGIMLAYTVPTELPPVWCVSGGLRQIVINLLSNSIKFTSNGGQVWVRGRVQGDDVQLEFRDTGIGIADNEIPKILDRFYRVRPAATEDPGGVGLGLSIVQLLLWRGGGSLSVKSKLCEGSTFTVQLPIAPENPTQELV, encoded by the coding sequence ATGAATTTTTCTTTTGCTCAGGATCTATCCGTTTATCAGCTGGCTTTGGGAGTGCAAGCCCCTCCTCAAGCATTGCCCCATAGTCCTGCGACTCTGCTGTCACTTGTGAGGTCACAAATTGATTTACTTATTGAGCAACAGATTGCAGCCACTTTATGGGTCAAGCTACCACCAGGAAAAATTTGGCACTCAGAAATTCAGCGTTATCATCAACAACTGAGAATGTCTGGCGTCATTCATACTTTATACATTGAGGAGAGCTGGAGCAAAGAAAATGGGCAGCACAATCTCCCCCTCTCCCCCCACTCTATCGCCCCATCAGAGAATCTCCATGACATACGAGTACAAACCCTGCAAGATAGCCAGTTGCAACGGGAATACTTTGTGATGGTATTGTCACCCCAGTTTTGCTGTCTCATTCTGGCTCATAGACCATTGAGAAGACGCAGAAACAATTCGGCAAAAGCAAACAGGAAAAAAACCCCGCCGTTACTTGCCATAACGACTTTTGATGGCAGAGTCATTCAGCAAGTTTTTCATGTGATCAAACAGGCTATCACACCAGAATCACCCCTGTTTGTACCTGCTGATTTTATTTGTCCCGCAGCACCCGAACCAGCACTTATGAGTCAACTGCTGGCAAAACAACTCCAGCGACAGGATGAAATGAACCGTCAAAGAACGAGAAAGCATCTTGCCAAAATGCAGCAGAAAAATCAAAAACTACAAGATACCCTGCAATTTAAAGATGAATACTTGAGCAATGTGTGTCAGGAACTGCGCGCACCTTTAACACACATGAAGACAGCGTTGAGTCTTTTAAATTCCCCTAATCTGAAACCCCCCCAAAGACAACGTTATTTCCAAATGCTCAATACCCAATGCGATCGCCAAAATGCACTTATTAGTGGGGTGTTGGATTTGGTGCAGTTAGAGCGCAATTTAGAGCGTATTTCGTTAGAGCCTGTACGTCTGTCAGACATTGTGCCTGGAGTCGTGAGTACCTACCAACCCTTAGCTCAAGAAAAAGGTATCATGTTAGCCTACACCGTACCGACTGAACTTCCACCTGTTTGGTGTGTGAGCGGTGGCTTGAGGCAAATTGTGATTAATCTGCTTTCTAACAGCATCAAGTTCACCTCCAATGGTGGACAGGTTTGGGTCCGAGGACGTGTTCAAGGTGATGATGTCCAATTGGAATTTCGCGATACTGGTATTGGTATTGCCGACAACGAAATTCCCAAAATCTTAGACCGCTTTTATCGCGTGCGTCCAGCCGCAACTGAAGATCCAGGTGGTGTGGGTTTGGGCTTATCAATTGTGCAATTATTGCTATGGCGTGGAGGAGGCTCTCTTTCTGTGAAAAGTAAGCTATGTGAAGGTTCCACTTTTACTGTGCAGTTGCCGATCGCTCCTGAAAATCCCACTCAAGAATTGGTTTGA
- a CDS encoding LamG domain-containing protein → MGINDGLIGYWQFDETEGTTVLDSSGNNNRGLLINGTRSDGKYGKAVELSGRDDSHVSIPGSVSLNSLTDKITVTAWVFPNVAPEGFKVAVSRQIGTVLHPDQFYLGFGPENGAMHYKWHLGTDDGGTLREGDIYSGVPENNRWIHLAGTYDGSIMRLYVDGIEIGNRPLTGNIRVDDNAVTIGGEENGPDPQVVDSEFEGLIDEVRIYNRALDASEIREIFNLDSVNSSVLLTAS, encoded by the coding sequence ATGGGCATTAATGATGGATTAATAGGCTATTGGCAATTTGATGAAACAGAAGGTACTACTGTCCTGGATAGCTCAGGCAATAATAATCGCGGCTTGTTAATAAATGGCACTCGAAGTGATGGGAAATATGGCAAAGCTGTAGAACTGAGTGGTCGTGATGATTCACATGTCAGTATTCCTGGTTCGGTAAGCCTGAATAGCCTAACTGATAAAATTACCGTGACAGCTTGGGTGTTTCCAAATGTAGCCCCGGAAGGTTTTAAAGTCGCTGTTTCCAGACAAATTGGTACTGTTCTGCATCCCGATCAGTTTTATTTGGGTTTTGGTCCAGAAAATGGCGCGATGCATTATAAGTGGCACCTTGGCACAGATGACGGTGGCACTTTACGTGAAGGCGACATTTACAGTGGTGTTCCAGAGAATAATCGTTGGATACATCTAGCAGGAACCTACGATGGAAGTATCATGCGTCTCTATGTTGATGGCATCGAAATTGGCAATCGACCTCTGACTGGAAACATTCGAGTAGATGATAATGCTGTCACTATTGGTGGGGAAGAAAATGGACCAGATCCTCAGGTAGTAGATAGCGAATTTGAAGGACTCATTGATGAAGTTCGCATTTATAATCGTGCCTTGGATGCATCTGAAATTCGTGAAATTTTTAACCTTGACTCAGTAAACTCAAGTGTCCTTTTGACGGCTTCTTAA
- a CDS encoding GMC oxidoreductase, with the protein MIFVELVTIAHIPPFSEVTLRTDKDEWENNEIEGSYQNDRWIFELADPKYLTGFLCKFALNRQIWSNDPNFNIPGTDNERHTFYLNEFGFGLPVEPVVELGQTQIKLFDTSRPDPADREPYDVIVIGSGMAGGVLADQLADSGLDTLVLEAGGVPLETHIANLPRRHFPGEFRKHVWDRWFEYQVINYDQPTDGSENVYGGAQAFNLGGRSVFWGGFIPRMSSWELDYWPTQIKWDLEDRYYQLAEDLMGRSTAPVTYYTREIHRVLREQLPRYSHFDAPVAVRQNLTSANTITTGMFSTADLLLESSRTAGPTGSGNLSVRTHHQAIRIEPGEPCTVVVRDMISEEEKEFSARFVVLACGCFESARLAKRSNIGNDLVGQGVTDHPIAFAHFFIPPESPYYDRFGSVKVVSQPTEPHPGEDRIRDPFNVLIELGADFNQGRYLDEDIFRDNLEKRNMLCEIVFLTNRELLLSNQIEFDADNDFRPIAKIQNPGLPDEVEARVREISDNILNSFGAVKFNEGFGDGGLGGVAHEVGSLHMQVRDSNNIGKGTQAVLEGVVDENGKFLDQEFVYACDLSIFPTSPAANPSLTAVALALRLSDHLVQLVRS; encoded by the coding sequence ATGATTTTTGTCGAATTAGTTACCATTGCTCATATTCCCCCTTTCTCTGAAGTGACCTTGCGAACAGATAAAGATGAATGGGAAAACAATGAGATTGAGGGAAGCTACCAAAACGATCGCTGGATATTCGAGCTAGCCGATCCGAAGTATTTAACTGGCTTCCTCTGTAAGTTTGCACTCAACCGACAAATTTGGTCTAACGATCCCAATTTTAATATTCCTGGCACCGACAATGAACGCCATACTTTTTATCTGAATGAGTTTGGCTTTGGTTTACCTGTTGAACCCGTTGTTGAACTTGGTCAAACCCAGATAAAGCTTTTTGATACTTCCCGTCCAGATCCTGCTGATCGCGAACCCTACGATGTTATTGTGATCGGCTCTGGAATGGCTGGGGGCGTATTGGCTGATCAACTCGCTGATAGCGGTTTAGATACTTTAGTACTAGAAGCAGGCGGAGTTCCCCTAGAGACTCACATTGCAAATCTGCCTCGACGCCATTTTCCTGGTGAATTTAGAAAACACGTCTGGGATCGCTGGTTTGAATATCAAGTCATTAATTACGATCAGCCTACTGATGGGAGTGAAAATGTCTACGGAGGTGCCCAAGCGTTTAATTTGGGTGGGCGATCGGTATTTTGGGGCGGTTTTATTCCGCGCATGAGTTCCTGGGAGTTGGATTATTGGCCGACTCAAATTAAGTGGGACTTAGAAGATCGCTACTATCAACTCGCTGAGGACTTGATGGGTCGTTCAACCGCGCCAGTAACTTACTACACGCGGGAGATTCACCGAGTATTGCGAGAACAACTTCCTCGATACAGTCATTTTGATGCTCCGGTGGCGGTCAGACAGAATTTGACCAGTGCAAATACCATCACGACTGGGATGTTTTCAACGGCAGATTTGCTACTAGAATCATCTAGAACTGCTGGTCCTACGGGTTCCGGCAACTTAAGCGTGCGAACTCATCATCAGGCAATCAGAATTGAACCTGGGGAACCCTGCACAGTCGTTGTCCGGGATATGATTTCCGAGGAAGAAAAGGAATTTTCAGCTAGGTTTGTCGTTCTTGCTTGTGGCTGCTTTGAAAGTGCGCGCCTTGCCAAACGCAGTAACATAGGGAATGACTTGGTAGGGCAGGGTGTTACCGACCACCCCATTGCGTTTGCACATTTTTTTATTCCGCCCGAGTCGCCCTATTATGATCGTTTTGGGTCTGTGAAGGTGGTATCCCAACCAACTGAGCCGCACCCAGGAGAAGATAGAATTCGTGATCCCTTTAATGTTCTGATTGAACTCGGTGCAGATTTTAACCAAGGGCGGTATCTGGATGAGGATATTTTCCGCGACAATTTAGAAAAGCGTAATATGCTGTGCGAAATCGTTTTTCTCACAAATAGGGAATTACTTTTAAGCAATCAAATCGAGTTTGATGCCGACAATGATTTTCGCCCGATCGCCAAAATTCAAAATCCTGGACTTCCTGACGAAGTGGAAGCCAGAGTTCGGGAAATCTCAGACAATATTTTAAATTCTTTCGGGGCAGTGAAGTTTAACGAAGGATTTGGCGATGGTGGACTTGGCGGCGTAGCCCATGAGGTTGGTTCTCTCCATATGCAGGTGAGAGACAGCAACAATATTGGAAAAGGGACACAGGCAGTCTTAGAAGGCGTTGTCGATGAAAACGGCAAGTTTCTCGACCAGGAGTTTGTTTACGCCTGCGATTTGTCAATATTTCCTACTTCTCCAGCCGCTAACCCCAGCTTAACAGCGGTCGCCCTCGCACTACGTTTAAGCGATCATCTAGTACAACTTGTCCGTTCTTAA
- a CDS encoding alpha-amylase family glycosyl hydrolase codes for MVVGIAPPQVSTHEGMGNIVFPGGTAFRVWAPNARQVQVAFYNDRNQDNNSPSSLVGLASENNGYWSTDVAGISPDQLYRYQITNGDTGDVFYKIDPYATQITNSVGKAIVRESEFPWTDDDFQMPDYNSLVIYELHLGTFDDDPGDRPGDLARATARLDHLLELGINCVHVMPPNEFAADFSWGFNIAFPFAIESIYGGIVEFKKFVNRAHSLGIAVITDSVFNHFGPGDLDECLRRFDGWHQGEHGGIYFYNDEREPTDWGPRPDFGRPEVRQFIRDNVMFLLGECHCDGLRIDSTSNVWGFNNGQGWNNEGFNLLRWISDEKNFFHRYPRQKIFIAEDWHNDGWVTRPTPEMGAGFDAEWHWFVHEVRHALETPSDQFRDMDGIARALYARFNNDAFKRVIYTESHDESGNNDALARRIDPANPESWFAKKRTTLGAAVVLTAPGIPMIWQGQELFSIEKFSDTIPLDWSRKETFNGIFQLYQRLCQLRRNWDNNTRGLRGQHINCHVVDNLNKVVAFHRWNEGGPGDDVIVILNFSDRTWDSYRVGLPSSGTWWCRFSSDWAGYSSDFGNVGGHPVSAEAEAKDNMPHSAGFAIGPYSGLIYSQ; via the coding sequence ATGGTAGTTGGTATAGCACCACCTCAAGTCAGTACCCATGAAGGCATGGGCAATATTGTGTTTCCTGGCGGCACCGCCTTTCGCGTTTGGGCACCCAACGCCCGCCAGGTTCAAGTTGCTTTTTATAACGACAGAAATCAAGATAATAACAGCCCTTCGAGCTTAGTCGGTTTAGCTTCAGAAAATAATGGTTATTGGTCTACTGATGTAGCTGGCATTTCACCCGATCAGCTCTATCGCTATCAAATTACCAATGGCGATACAGGAGATGTCTTTTATAAGATTGATCCCTATGCGACGCAAATCACCAACTCAGTCGGGAAAGCTATTGTCCGTGAATCGGAGTTTCCCTGGACGGATGACGATTTTCAGATGCCAGACTACAATTCTTTGGTGATTTATGAGCTTCATTTAGGCACATTCGATGACGATCCAGGCGATCGCCCTGGAGACTTAGCAAGAGCTACTGCACGACTCGACCATCTACTTGAACTTGGTATCAACTGTGTTCATGTGATGCCCCCTAATGAATTTGCCGCCGATTTTTCCTGGGGATTTAACATTGCCTTCCCATTTGCTATTGAGTCGATTTATGGAGGGATTGTCGAATTTAAAAAGTTTGTCAATCGCGCCCATAGTTTAGGAATTGCTGTGATTACTGACAGCGTATTTAATCACTTTGGACCTGGTGATTTGGACGAATGCTTAAGGCGCTTTGATGGCTGGCATCAAGGCGAACATGGAGGCATTTATTTCTACAACGACGAGAGAGAACCCACTGACTGGGGTCCTCGACCTGACTTTGGACGTCCGGAAGTGCGGCAATTTATCCGTGACAACGTGATGTTTTTATTAGGCGAGTGTCACTGTGATGGATTGAGGATTGATAGCACATCCAATGTCTGGGGATTCAATAACGGTCAAGGGTGGAATAACGAGGGATTTAATTTACTCCGTTGGATTAGTGATGAGAAAAACTTTTTCCATCGCTATCCCAGACAGAAAATCTTCATTGCCGAAGATTGGCACAATGACGGCTGGGTCACACGTCCGACACCAGAGATGGGAGCAGGTTTCGATGCAGAATGGCATTGGTTTGTCCATGAAGTGCGCCATGCTTTAGAAACTCCCAGCGATCAATTTCGAGATATGGATGGAATTGCTCGCGCTCTCTACGCCCGCTTCAATAACGATGCCTTTAAGCGGGTTATCTATACAGAATCTCACGATGAATCCGGCAATAATGATGCCCTAGCTCGCCGCATCGATCCCGCCAATCCTGAGTCCTGGTTTGCCAAGAAGCGAACGACCCTTGGAGCAGCTGTGGTTTTGACAGCACCTGGAATTCCCATGATTTGGCAGGGACAAGAACTTTTCTCAATTGAGAAATTTAGCGACACAATTCCGCTTGACTGGTCTCGCAAAGAGACTTTTAACGGCATATTTCAGCTTTATCAACGTCTTTGCCAACTGCGACGCAATTGGGACAACAATACTCGCGGACTGAGAGGACAGCACATCAACTGTCACGTCGTCGATAACCTCAATAAAGTCGTTGCCTTCCACCGTTGGAATGAGGGCGGTCCAGGGGATGACGTCATTGTTATCTTAAATTTTAGCGATCGCACTTGGGATTCTTATCGTGTAGGATTACCCAGTTCGGGGACTTGGTGGTGTCGTTTTTCTAGTGATTGGGCAGGTTACAGCAGCGATTTTGGCAACGTGGGAGGACATCCGGTCAGCGCTGAAGCAGAAGCAAAGGATAATATGCCTCATAGTGCTGGTTTCGCGATCGGTCCCTATAGTGGTCTCATTTATTCTCAATAA
- a CDS encoding sulfite exporter TauE/SafE family protein, giving the protein MVSTHRLLLVMSGVFSGILAGFLGIGGGTVLVPILVTLGYMPVQAVATSSLAILITSISGTIQNWRMGYINFKRVIMLGLPALVTAQIGVYLANLFPSYILLSAFGLLLLLNIYLVELRKRLTTGNVQTQEQRFNPTLARIFTGGAAGILAGLFGVGGGVIMVPLQILLLGEPIKLAIQTSLGVIVLTAISATLGHAVSGNILFVEGIILGTGGLVGAQFSTRFLPKLPDKVVLLAFRTLLAILAVYMFWQAWQKF; this is encoded by the coding sequence ATGGTTTCTACACATCGGTTACTTCTCGTCATGAGTGGGGTGTTTTCTGGTATTCTTGCTGGATTTTTAGGAATTGGCGGCGGTACAGTTTTAGTCCCTATACTAGTAACCTTGGGATATATGCCAGTGCAAGCAGTTGCTACCAGTAGTCTAGCTATTTTGATTACATCTATTTCTGGTACTATACAGAATTGGCGAATGGGTTATATCAATTTTAAGCGGGTGATTATGTTAGGATTGCCTGCTTTAGTAACGGCGCAAATTGGTGTTTATTTAGCAAATCTTTTTCCTTCTTACATCCTGCTAAGTGCTTTTGGATTATTACTGTTATTGAATATTTATTTGGTGGAATTGCGTAAGCGCCTGACAACTGGGAACGTACAAACCCAAGAGCAAAGGTTCAACCCCACACTTGCTAGAATTTTCACAGGAGGAGCAGCTGGGATCTTAGCAGGTTTATTTGGTGTAGGTGGTGGTGTCATTATGGTTCCACTACAAATTTTGCTACTAGGGGAACCAATTAAATTGGCGATCCAGACGAGTTTAGGCGTAATTGTTCTTACAGCAATTTCTGCTACTCTAGGACATGCTGTAAGTGGTAATATCCTATTTGTAGAAGGGATAATTTTGGGAACTGGGGGACTTGTGGGAGCGCAATTTAGCACTCGCTTTCTGCCTAAGTTACCAGACAAAGTTGTGCTTTTGGCGTTTCGGACTCTGCTAGCAATTTTAGCAGTTTATATGTTTTGGCAAGCTTGGCAGAAGTTTTAG
- a CDS encoding acetamidase/formamidase family protein — protein sequence MAHHILKATRETVHLGGFSHILEPALTVDSGDTVDLETYTGYYVYDKAPPEFLTSAFLDICQNLPSERKVAAGPHLLTGPIYVRAAEPGDVLEVKLEAITPSLPVGFNAIRTGWGALPDQFHQPALRFISLNLEDNIAEFPRGSGIKIPLKPFFGILGVATTEASRNSIPPGHYGGNIDNQELQAGSKVFLPIFVPGALFSIGDGHSAQGDGEVNVTAIETSMNGTIKLKLRKDLQLTMPIAETPTDIITMGFGQTLDEALELALKNMIDFLERFINLSPEDAYVLCSLAVNFRISQVVNSPQKGVHGMLPKSILPIKFSFS from the coding sequence ATGGCTCACCACATTCTCAAAGCTACCAGGGAAACCGTGCATCTGGGTGGTTTCTCTCACATTTTAGAACCAGCACTCACTGTTGACTCTGGCGACACAGTTGACCTAGAAACATACACTGGTTACTACGTTTACGACAAAGCACCACCGGAGTTTCTGACATCTGCATTCCTTGATATTTGCCAAAATCTTCCCTCAGAACGCAAAGTTGCAGCAGGACCACATCTACTGACTGGACCAATTTACGTGCGCGCGGCGGAACCTGGAGATGTTTTGGAAGTCAAACTAGAAGCAATAACACCCAGTTTACCCGTTGGCTTCAATGCAATTCGTACAGGTTGGGGAGCGTTACCAGATCAGTTTCATCAACCTGCCTTAAGATTTATTTCCCTCAATTTAGAGGATAACATCGCTGAATTTCCAAGGGGGAGCGGTATTAAAATTCCCCTCAAACCCTTTTTTGGTATCCTGGGTGTTGCTACTACCGAAGCATCTCGAAACTCAATTCCTCCTGGTCATTATGGTGGTAATATCGATAACCAGGAACTACAAGCAGGTTCTAAGGTTTTTTTGCCGATTTTCGTTCCTGGTGCTTTGTTTTCTATCGGCGATGGACATTCAGCACAGGGAGATGGTGAAGTTAATGTCACCGCAATTGAAACTTCCATGAATGGCACTATTAAGTTGAAACTTCGCAAGGATTTGCAATTAACAATGCCAATTGCTGAAACTCCCACGGATATCATCACAATGGGATTTGGTCAAACATTAGATGAAGCCTTAGAGCTAGCTTTAAAAAACATGATTGACTTTTTAGAACGCTTCATCAATTTGTCACCAGAAGATGCTTATGTATTGTGTAGTTTAGCTGTGAATTTTCGCATTAGTCAAGTTGTTAACAGTCCACAAAAAGGTGTTCACGGAATGCTACCCAAGTCAATTCTACCTATAAAATTCTCATTTTCTTAG
- the ureG gene encoding urease accessory protein UreG produces the protein MNAFRVGVAGPVGSGKTALVDALCKAMREQYNLAVVTNDIYTQEDAQFLVRSQALSGDRILGVETGGCPHTAIREDASMNLAAIEQLEVRFPDLDLVFLESGGDNLAATFSPELVDLTIYVIDVAAGDKIPRKGGPGITKSDLLVINKIDLAPYVGADLTVMERDAKKMRGNKPFVFTNLKTKEGLTEVIEFVATHIC, from the coding sequence ATGAATGCTTTTCGAGTTGGTGTTGCGGGACCTGTAGGGTCGGGTAAGACGGCTTTGGTTGATGCTTTGTGCAAGGCGATGCGCGAGCAGTATAATCTGGCAGTAGTGACAAATGATATTTATACGCAGGAGGATGCTCAGTTTTTGGTGCGTTCTCAAGCTTTGTCAGGCGATCGCATTTTGGGTGTGGAAACTGGGGGTTGTCCCCACACTGCTATCCGGGAAGATGCTTCGATGAATTTGGCAGCAATTGAACAGTTAGAGGTGCGGTTTCCAGATTTGGATTTGGTATTTTTGGAAAGTGGCGGTGATAATTTGGCTGCAACTTTCAGCCCGGAGTTAGTGGATTTAACGATTTACGTTATTGATGTTGCCGCTGGTGATAAAATTCCCCGTAAAGGTGGTCCTGGAATTACTAAGTCTGATTTGTTGGTGATAAATAAAATTGACTTAGCTCCCTATGTCGGCGCAGATTTAACTGTGATGGAACGAGATGCAAAGAAAATGCGCGGTAATAAACCTTTTGTTTTCACAAATTTGAAAACAAAAGAAGGATTGACAGAGGTTATTGAGTTTGTGGCTACTCATATTTGCTAA
- a CDS encoding urease accessory protein UreF, with amino-acid sequence MDTIMLTDSNLLCLLQLASPALPVGAYSYSEGLETLVENSTIDNQAALKHWLEAELRYGAIRLEAAIMVRAYQSVKVGDLKSLSYWNTWLSAARETEELRASSWQMGRSLIRLLVELQPQIVPIVDAVGNPCNYAIAFGIAAAYWDINIKAALLGYLHSWASNLITSGVKLIPLGQTAGQRLLLELQELLGDAVVEIMELEDDQLSCCSWGLSLASMKHETLYTRLFRS; translated from the coding sequence ATGGACACCATCATGCTCACTGATAGCAATCTCTTGTGTCTTTTGCAGTTGGCTAGTCCAGCTTTGCCTGTGGGAGCTTATAGCTATTCTGAAGGGTTAGAAACGCTGGTGGAGAATAGCACAATTGATAATCAAGCAGCCTTAAAGCACTGGTTAGAGGCGGAACTGCGTTACGGAGCAATACGGTTAGAAGCCGCGATCATGGTACGAGCTTACCAGTCTGTGAAGGTGGGTGATTTAAAGTCGCTATCGTATTGGAATACGTGGTTATCAGCGGCTAGGGAAACTGAGGAATTACGCGCTTCTAGCTGGCAAATGGGGCGATCGCTCATCCGACTACTTGTGGAATTACAACCGCAAATTGTGCCGATAGTGGATGCTGTTGGAAATCCTTGCAATTATGCGATCGCTTTTGGCATTGCGGCTGCTTATTGGGATATCAATATAAAAGCAGCTTTACTAGGATATCTGCATAGTTGGGCAAGTAATTTGATTACTTCTGGGGTAAAACTCATCCCCCTAGGACAAACGGCGGGACAGCGGTTATTGCTAGAGTTACAAGAATTGCTTGGCGATGCAGTGGTGGAAATTATGGAGTTGGAGGATGATCAACTAAGTTGTTGTAGTTGGGGTTTGTCTTTGGCAAGTATGAAACATGAGACGCTATATACAAGGTTGTTTCGGAGTTAA
- the ureE gene encoding urease accessory protein UreE — protein sequence MLTFTQRKLPNPNTAVTLTLALTAQERTRSRHRFETEDGELVFLRLPRGTVLRDGDILQDETTGSLVRIAAKPEPVLTVTPQTVIDLLRAAYHLGNRHVPVEITATYLRLSPDPVLHTMLEQLGLKVKEETVPFQPETGAYGHHHAH from the coding sequence TGACCTTTACCCAACGTAAACTGCCAAACCCAAATACAGCAGTCACCTTAACCCTCGCTCTGACAGCCCAAGAACGCACTCGCAGTCGTCATCGTTTTGAGACAGAAGATGGGGAGCTAGTGTTTTTGCGTTTACCGCGAGGAACGGTGTTACGGGATGGAGATATTCTGCAAGATGAAACAACTGGTAGTTTAGTCAGAATTGCTGCCAAACCAGAACCTGTTTTAACTGTAACTCCCCAAACAGTGATAGATTTGCTAAGGGCAGCGTACCATTTAGGAAACCGTCATGTGCCAGTAGAGATTACAGCGACTTATTTAAGGTTATCTCCCGACCCAGTTTTACATACAATGTTAGAACAGCTAGGGCTAAAAGTGAAAGAGGAAACTGTACCGTTTCAGCCAGAAACTGGTGCTTATGGACACCATCATGCTCACTGA